A segment of the Cystobacter fuscus DSM 2262 genome:
TCACCTGTCCCGCGACGGGGGGGCGCGGCGCGGCGGGCGTCAGGCTCGGGCCGCCCGCCGCCGGGACTCCGGGGCGGGGAGCCGCCGCCTGCCCTGGCAGGGGTGCACGAGGCGCCGCGGGCGCACCCGTTCCAGGCACCGGCGCCGCCGGACGGGGCGCTCCAGGCGGACCCGCCACGGGTGCACGGGGCGCCGCGACCTGTCCCGGAGGCGCGGCCACGGCGCGTGGAGGCGCCGCGACTCCCCCGGGAGCCGCTCCGGGCGGAGCGACGGGCCGCGCCGCGACGGCACCGGGCGGCCGAGCCACCGGAGTCCCCGGGGCTGGACGTGCGGCGGTGGAGGAAGCAACCGGCCGGGGGGCCGCCACGCCGGGCGCCATGCCAGCGGGACGCGGGGCGGCGACGGGCGGTGGGGGCGGACCCAGGATGCGCATGATCCCGCCGATGACCGCCTCGAGCCCACCTCCCTTGAGGATGTAGGCATCCGCGCCCGACTGGCGGGTCTTCGCCGCCAGTTCCTCCTCGGAGATGTCCGAGTAGAGCACCAGCTTGGACGTCACCCTCTTCTGGGTGCGGAGGTACTCGACGACGTCGTCGCCGAACATCTCCGGCATGTTCACGTCCATGAGGATGAGCGCGAACGGCCCCTCGGAGAGCTTCACCTCCAGGCTCGCCAGGTCGGTCGCCCCGGTGGCGTGGTAGCCCGCGGCCGACAGCGCCCTGACCGTGAGTTCCACCAGCATTGGGCTATCATCGATGACCAGTACGCGAGACATCTTCCTCCCCTGGAATACGGCAGTCACCCTACACCGTTGAGCCGGTCCGGACCATGTGATTCGGTCCAGGCTTGACCCACTTCGCTTGCCTCCGGATACTTTGTCGCCTTGACCAACACTCCCCTCCAACGTGCGCTTCGGATGGCTCCCGACCGGGCCATCGCGGCTCAAGCCCGGCCCGAACAGGAATTTTTCTGTTTCCGGGTGGCTGACCTCCGCCTCGCCGTTCCCAGTGAGAACGTGCTCGAGGTCATCCGTACCGGGCTGCTCACCCCCTTGCCCCGGACTCCCTCCTTCCTCCTGGGTGTCACGGGCCATCGCGGCGAGGTCATGCCCGTGATGGATCTGCTGCGCTTCCTCGGCAAGGGCGAGGCCCGGGTCGGACCGAGGACCCGGTTGTTCATCGGCACCAGCGGCAACTACCGGGTCGGCGTGGTGGCCGACGCGGTGCTCGGACTGCGGCGCATCCCCGTGGCCGACATCCTGCCGCCTCCCCTCGGTGGAGACGCGGCGGCCGAGCACCTCATCGGCGTGGCCGAGGGCCTGGTGCCCAACGAGACCGTCGCCCTGCTGCACTTCACCAAGCTGCTGCAGAGCGCGAGGCAGCGCGCGGTGCTGCGATGATCTCCGACGTCTTCGCTCCCGCCGCGGAAGAGGTGGACATCCTCTTCTTCGAGGTGGGCGACATCGTCTACGGCACGGACGCCTCGCAGGTGCTGCGCATCGATCGCTCGCTCGCGGAGGACATCTCCCTGCCGGAACTCGGCCCCCTGAAGCGCGGCCATCGCGCGCTCGTGTTCGACGCACCCGAGGGAGAGGGCCACCTCAAGGTGGATGCCATCCGCGGGGTGCGTCCCGTCCCCATCCAGCACCTGCGCCGGCTACCCCCGGTGGTTGGCGCGGCGCCCTACGCGGTGGGGGTTTTCCTCGATGACGCGCGTCCCGTGATGCTCATCGATCTTCTCGAAACCTTGATGTTCAAGGAAGGCACTGAAGGCAATGTCGCTCGCTGATTCGAAGACCGATTTTTCCGCCGCGGACGGGGCTTCCCGCTCGAAGAAGGCGGGCTCCCTCAAGCCCATCACCGACACGGTGATCGCCGTCCTCGCGGGCAACCTCGAGGCACGCGTGCACAAGAACGCGCTGGACGAGGACGCCGCGGACCTGGCCAACCTCTTCAACCAGCTCCTCGAGCGCTTCGCCGTCTCCGAGCACCGCAAGCAGGTGGCGGCGCAGGAGATCGATCAGGCCGTCGACGCGCTCATCTCGCTGGGCCGTGATGGCGATCTCGCCCGGTGGAACACCACCACCGAGGACGCCCAGCTCGCGCCCCTGCTCGAGGGCTTCGGCAAGGTGATCGAGACCCTGCGCACCTTCGTGCGGGAGATCAACGAGGCGGCGCTGCGCCTGTCCTCGTCCTCCAACCAGGTGCTCTCCGCCTCCACCCAGCACGAGACGTCCTCCACCGAGCAGGCCGCCGCCATCCACGAGACCACGGCGACGATGGAGGAACTCAAGCACGCTTCGGCGCAGATCGCCGAGAACGCCGGCAGCGTGGCGCGCGTGGCCGAGGAGACCCTGGGCGCGGCTCGCGCGGGCCGGGGCGCCATCGGCGAGTTCATCCAGGCCATGCAGCAGATCCGCAGCGACGGCGTCGCCGTGGCCGACTCCATCACCAAGCTGTCCAAGCGCGTGGAGCGCATCGGCACCGTGGTCGAGGTGATCGACGAGATCGCCGACCGCTCGGACCTGCTCGCGCTCAACGCGGCGCTCGAGGGCAGCCGCGCCGGTGAGGCGGGCAAGGGCTTCTCCATCGTGGCCGCCGAAATGCGCCGCCTCGCCGAGAACGTCATGGAGTCCACCAAGGAGATCAAGAACCTGATCACCGAGATCCGCGAGGCCACGGCCGCCGCGGGCGCCGCGGCCGAGGCCTCCAAGGAAGCCACCGAGTCGGGTGAGAAGCTCGGCGCCGTGGCGGCGCAGGCCGTCGAGGGCATCCTCGCGGGCGTGCAGGAGACGAGCGACGCGGCCCGCGTCATCAACCTCGCCACCCAGCAGCAGCGCACCGCCACCGAGCAGGTGGTGGCCTCCATGGCGGAGATCGAGGACGTGACGCGCCAGACCACCTCGGCCTCCAAGCAGGCCACGGGTGCCGCCGCCGAGCTCAACCAGCTCGCCGGACGGCTGGCGGAACTCATCAAGCGCTTCAAGGCTGACTGACGAGACAGGAGCGGGAGGAGTCCACCCGGGTCGGCTGACCGCCGCCCGGGTGCCCCACACGCATGGATACCGAGTCACTCAAGAGATCCCTCCTGCAGAAGTTCCAGGAAGTCAGCGCGGATCGCCTGCAGAAGATCCAGCTGGGCGTGCTCGACCTGGAGAAGCCCACCGCGGATCAGGCGGCGGACGAGGTCGCGCGCGAGCTGCACACGATGAAGGGCGAGGCACGCATGCTCGGTCTGGCCGCCATCGGCCAGCTCGCGCACGCGGCCGAGGACGTGCTGCGCGCCGAGCGTGAAGGCAAGGCCGCCACCGAGGTGGCGACGGACCTGCTGCTGCGCGCATGCGACACCATCGCGGACCTGCTGGAGGACCACGAGGGCGCCCAGGTGGGCACCCTGGCCTCCCAGGAGATGTGCGAGGCGCTCTCCGCGGCGTCCGGCCATCCCATTCCCCCCATCGGCGGCTCCAAGGCGCCCTCGTCCACGAGCGTGCCGGTCGTGCGCCCCGCTCACGCCGAGACCGTGCTGGAGGTCATGGCCGATGCGGTGGAGCCCGCCTACGCGCCTCCTCCCGCGCCCGCCGCCGCTCCCGCGCCCCGGGCCGCCAAGGCCGAGCACGAGGAGCCGCACCACAACAAGCTGGCCGATCGCAGCATCCGCGTGAACGTCGAGGTGCTCGACTCGCTCGGCCTGCTCGCGGGAGATCTGCTGGTGGAGAGCGCGCGCGGCCGCCTGCGCGCCTCGCAGATCGAATCGCTGCTCCAGCGCTTCTCGCGCCTGGGCGACCGCTTCCTGCGGCTCACCGAGCAGCTCGAGGTGCCCAACACGCTGCGCAACGACGTGGAGCGCATCGAGGGCGACCTGCACATGCTGCGCGATGACGCGTTCCGCTTCGTGCGCAGCAACGGCGATGGCATCGAGACGCTGCACGGCAACCTGGCGATGATGGCGGACCACGTGGCCGACGCCCGGCTGGTGCCCCTGTCCACCGTCTTCGACGCCTTCCCGCGCGCGGTGCGCGACCTGTCGCGCTCCCAGGCCAAGGAGGTGGAGCTCGTCATCGAGAACGCCGACCTGGGCGTGGACCGCTCGATGCTGGCCGACGTGCGCGACGCGCTCGTGCACCTGTTGCGCAACGGCGTGGACCACGGCCTGGAGAGCCCCGACGAGCGCCGCATGCTCGGCAAGCCCGCCGCGGGACGCCTGCGCATCCGCGTGCGCGCCGACGGCGACATGCTCAGCATCGAGGTGGACGACGACGGCCGCGGCATGGATCCGCAGAAGCTGCGCCAGGTGGCCGTGCGCAAGCACCTGCTCACGGAGAACCAGGCCGCCTCGCTCTCCGAGCGCGAGGCCATCGAGCTCATCTTCCGCCCCGGCTTCTCCACCCGCGAGGAAGTCACCGACATTTCCGGCCGCGGCGTGGGCATGGACGTGGTGAAGAAGAAGGTGGAGTCGCTGGGCGGCTCGGTGGGCATCTCCAGCCGTCTGGGCCGTGGCTCCACCTTCACCCTGCGTCTGCCGCAGTCGCTCGCGCTCATGAAGGTGCTGCTCGTGCGCCTGGGCGACGACGTCTACGGCATCCCCGCCGCCGACGTGGTGGCGGTGATGCGCGTGAAGCCGGATGATCGCATGGAGGTGTTCGGCACGCTCGCGGTCAAGCACCGCGGCAAGCCCATCGCCCTGGTGGGCCTGGGGCCGCTGCTCGGCGTCAACGGCGGCAACCGCTTCGACAAGCCGCCCGCCGTGGTGGTGCGTCACGGAGATGACCATGCCGCCCTGGTGGTGGATGGCTTCGTGGACGAGCGCGAGGTGGCGGTGAAGCCCTGCGGCGGCGAGTTCCTCAAGGGCGCCGCCTTCATCGCCGGCACCGCCGCGCTGGAGGATGGCCGCATCGCCGTGCTGCTGCACGTGCCGGACATCATGGCCGAGGTGCGCCGCATGGCGCGGCCCGTCACCCAGGGCACCACCGCCAAGCGGCTCAAGGTGCTGCTGGTGGACGACTCGCCCATCGCGCGCGCCACCGAATCCGCGCTCGTCAAGGCGCTCGGCCACACCGTGGACGAGGCCCAGGACGGCGAGGAGGGCTACCTGCGCGCCCAGTCCCAGACGTACGATCTCATCCTCACCGACGTGCAGATGCCCCGGCTGGATGGCTTCTCATTGACGCGCAAGCTCAAGTCCACCGCGGGGTTGGCGCGCACGCCGGTCATCGTCCTGTCCTCGCTCGCATCTCCCGAGGACAGACGACGTGGGGCCGAGGCGGGCGCGGATGCATACCTCGTCAAGGGCGAACTGGGCGTGGAAAGCCTCGCCCAGACCATTGATCGGCTCACCTGAGAGAAGGCAAGGGAATCACTTGGACGTTGGTGCGTCCGCATACCGGGTGTTGCTCGTGGGCGAGGTGTTCCGGGGCGCCTCGCGAGGACTGTTCGATGGGAGCGTGCTCGCCCCATCGGGCAACGTCTGTGGCTTTTCCGAGGCGCTCGAGGGCGTGCAGCGGCTGCACCCGGACGTGGTCGTGGTGGACCTGTCCGCGCCGGAGTCGCTCCAGGCCATCGCCCGCGTCATGGTGGAGCGGCCCGTGCCCGTGCTCGCGCTGCACCCGGGGCTGCTCTCCGACGCCGAGGCCTTCCAGGCACTCGCCTCGGGGGCCGTGGAGGTGGTGCCCCGGCCGGCCGAGCCCGGCACCGATTTCTGGCACGCGGTGAGCCGCAAGTTGATGCTGCTCGCCGAGGTGCGTGTGTCGCGCCCCGTGCAGGGTCAGTCCAAGCCCGTGCGCCCCGCGGCCTCCGAGGCGCCGTACCCCCTGGTGGCCATCGCCTCGTCGCTCGGCGGGCCCAAGGCGCTCTCCGTGCTGCTCAAGACCCTGCCGCAGGATTTTCCCGCCCCCGTGTGCATCTGCCAGCACATCAGCCAGGGCTTCACCGAGGGGCTCGCGCAGTGGCTGGGCGCCAGCTCGTCGTTGCGCGTGGTGGAGGCCTCCGAAGGAGACGCCATGGTGCCCGGCTCCGTCTATATCGCCCCCTCGGGCTCGCACCTGTTGGTGCGCTCTGGGGGGATGCTGTCGTTGGATCCGGGGCCGCCGGTGCGCGGCTTCCGGCCTTCGTGTGACGTGCTGCTCACGTCGGCGGCGGAGACCTTCGGCACGCGCGTGCTGGGCGTCATCCTCACCGGCATGGGCCGCGATGGTGCCCGGGGGCTCAAGGAGATCCGCGAGCGCGGCGGCCGCACCATCGCCCAGGACAAGGCGACGTGCGCCGTGTACGGAATGCCCAAGGAAGCCGTGCGGCTGGGTGCAGCCGAGGAAGTCCTTCCACTCGATCGCATCGGACCAACCCTCACCCAGTGGGTGCGCACATGCTGACAGTGACCTCCCGGGCCCTGCAGCAACTGGCCGCCCTGTTGCTCGAGCGCGCGGGACTCAAAATCACTCCGGACGGCTACCACAGCCTGCGCCTGGCGCTGTCCACGCGCATGCCCTTGTCGGGGCTCGAGGACTCGGAGGAGTACGTCAATCGCCTGCGCACGCAGGAGGACGAGCTGCGCAAGCTGCTGCCGCTCGTCACCGTGGGCCATACGGAGTTCTTCCGCGATCCCAAGCAGTTCAGCGCGCTGGAGAACCGCATCCTCCCCGAGGCCCTGGCGCGCGCGCGGCGCGAGACGCGCCGGGTGTCCATCTGGTCCGCGGGCTGCGCCACCGGCGAGGAGCCCTACAGCCTGGCCATGGTGCTCGCCGAGCTGGGCGCGCTGCCCATCGAGGTGGACCTGTGGGCCACGGATCTCAACCTCGCCGCCGTGGAGGCCGCCAAGCAGGGCCGCTTCGCCTCGCGCCGCGTGGCCAGCATCCCCTCCGATCGCCGCACGCGCTTCTTCCGGCCGGTGCCCGGGGGGCATGAGATCGTCTCCTCGCTCAAGGACTACGTGCGCTTCGACGGGCAGAACCTCGCCGTCCCCGTCTTCGAGAAGGTCAAGCCCGAGTCGCTGGATCTCATCCTCTGCCGCAACGTCATCATCTACTTCGACCTGCCCACCATCCGCGCGCTGATGGATCGCTTCCTCGCGGCGCTGCGGCCCGGGGCGCTGCTGCTGCTGGGCTACTCGGAGAGCCTCTTCAAGGTCTACGACCGCTTCGAGATGGTGGAGATGGAGGGCTCGTTCATCTACCGCCGGCCCGTCAAACCCCTGGAGCCGCGCGCTCCCGGCGTGGGCCCCAAGCCCATGCCCCTGGGGGCGCTGCCTCCCGCGACGCCGCCCCGGCCCTCGACGCAGACCCCTCCCAAGCCCCGGCCGACCATCCGCACGCCCGCGGTGCTCCCGTCCACCGAGGCCCTGCAGCAGACGTTGGATGTCTCCGACGTGAAGACGCCCACGCGCCGCACGCCCGCGCTGAGCGCCGAGTTCATCCAGGCCGCGCGCGCGCGCCCCACCAACGAGATGCCCGCCTGGAGCCTGATGCTCTCGCCCGGCGAGCGGCTCAACGCGGCCGTGCGGATGATCGAGCGCGGGGACTTCGTGTCCGCGGTGGCCACCGTGGAGCAGCTCCTGGTGGACGAGCCCAACCACCTGGATGCGCTGCTCACCATCGGCAACCTCTACTCGCTCACGGGGCGGATCGCCGACGCGCGCGAGGCCTTCAACCAGGCGCTCCACCGCGAGCCGTTGTGCGTGGAGGCGCGGGTGTTCGGCGGGCTCGCGGCGCTCCAGGCCGGGGAGCTGCCCGAGGCGCGTTCCGAGCTCGGCAAGGCGCTCTTCCTGGAGCCCTCGCTCGCCATCGGCCACTACCTCATGGCGCAGATTCACGAGCGCTTGAGCGATCACGAGGCGGCGCGGCGCAGCTACCGCAACGCCATCTCGCAGCTGCGCTTCCCCCAGCGGCCCCTGGCCGGCCACTACCCGGAGCTGCCGGACTCGGCCGATGCCATCTCCCGCGCGGCCCGCTACGCGCTCGCCGCGCTGGAGGAGGGGCCCCCGCGCTAGGGGCACCTCGTCAGGCCAGGCCCTTGTTCACGTCGTCGGTGCTCTTGGACGCATCCAGCACGCTGGCGAACTTGTCCTGGATGTAGGACTTGGCCTTGCTGCGCAGCAGCATGCCCGGGTCCGTGCCCTCGCCCTGGATGACGCCATCGGTGATGGTGAAGTTGGCGTCCAGGCTGATGCCCATCACCTTGCCGGTCACCTTCGCCCCGTCGCCCGACCAGTTCGACTGCACGCCGTACTTGCTCTTCCAGTACTGGAGGAGCTGCTCGACGCGCTTCCTCGCATCGTCCTTGTTGAGGGTGTGGGGAATCTCGAACTTCATCGTGCCCATCTGGCGCTCCTTCGGGTGGGTGATGTCCTGCCTCGGGTCTAGTGAGGGCGGGACGGGATGTGAACCCGGGTGTCTCCGGCAGGGGCCTGGAAGTCAACATTGCGGCCGGGGCTCGTGGCGCCTGGCTCCCTGGTCGCCACCCGGGCCGGGCCCCCTTCCTGGACGGAAGGAGAGGGCATCTCCACCTTGGGTGCATGGCGCGCGTCCTTCCCTTCTCCGCTCTGATTCCCTCGCTCGAGTCCCATCTGTCGGCCGATGACGGAGGCGGCTCCTTCAACGCGCCGCCCCGGTCCGCGTCGGTGCGTCCGCTGTTGGATCGGGTGGATCCCACGGCGGAACTGGGCCGCTGGCGGGCCGCGGGCTCCGTGCTGCGCGACAGCCGGCCCGCCCTGTACCTGGCCGAGGTGCCCGCCCAGGACGGCCCGCTGGGCGCGCCTCCGGTGCGCTTCCTCTTGTGCGCGCTCGCGCCCGACGCGGCCGATCCCCTGGAGAGCGATCCCTACCGGCCCCGCTCCGCCCAGGTGGAGCCCGCCATCACCCTGGCGGCCGATGATCACGGGGTGCTCCGGGGCCTGCTGGCGGAGGCCGCCGAGCGGAGCAGCGTGGTGTGGCAGGGGACGTTCCAGGGGGCCCCGCTGTCCCTGCGCCGCATCGAGCCCTCCCCGGTGGCCAAACGCATCCAGGCGGTGCTCGACGAGGCGCCGCTGCGTCCCCTGGCGGAGCTGGACGAGCGCCGGCCGAGCCTCGCGGCCATCGTGCCCCTGTCGGATCCGGGGCTGCACTTCGAGCCCGTGCACCGCGGCCTCCACGGCCTGGACACCTTCCACGAGGACACCTTCCTCAGGCTCGTGGCGGCCTACGCGCGGGTCTACGATCTCGACGAGCCGCTGACGAGCGCGCGGGGCGTGGGCAACGCGCGCGAGCGGCTGGCCACGCTGGTGCGCGGACAGCACGCGGTGCTGCTGGTGCTGCCCGAGGGGCGGGGGAAGATCCTCCGCTTCCGGCAGGGGTTGGATCTGGCGCACCTGAAGGCGGCCCCGCGCAATCCCACGCTGCGCAGCCTTGACCTGGCGCTGCTCAACGCGCTGGTGCTGCGCACGGTGCTGGGCATCAAGGATCCCGAGGCGCCCGGGCACCCGAACGTGTTCGCGGTGCAGGGCCTCGAGTCGCTGGTGCGGGGCGTGGAGGAGGGGAAGTTCCAGGCGGGCTTCGCCCTCAACCCGCCGCCGCTCTGGGAGGTACGCGCGGTGATGGAGGCCGCGCAGACGCTCCCGTCGAAGACGCTGCGGGTGGAGCCCGCGCCGCCCGCGGGCCTGCTCTTCCTCGATCCCGAGGCCTGAGCGGGCCCTGCCGGGCCACGGCTTGGAGCCGCGGCTTGGGCTACGGCGTGCCGAAGAGCTCCACCTCGAAGAGGGAGTAGCCGTAGCCGGTGGCGCGCTTCGTTCCGTAGATGCGCACGTAGCGGGCGGTGGCGGACAGGCCGGTGTGGTCATCCACGCCGCCATCTCCGCCCACCACCGTGGCCACGGTCGTCCAGGCCGCGGCGTCGTTGGACACCTGCACCTGGTAGTCCTTGCCGTAGGCCGCCTCCCAGGTGAGCCGCACGCCGGAGATCTTCTTCGCGGTGCCCAGGTCGAGCTGGAGGTACTGCGGATCCGCGAAGGCGCTGCTCCAGCGGGTGCTCAAGTTGCCATCGATGGCATTGGCCGCGGCGGTGCCGCCGCTCTCGCTGGAGGAGGCCGTGGCCGCCACCGGCGTCAGCTTGTTGCCCGAGGGGGGCGGGGTGGTGCCGCCGCCCGCGGGCAGGGAGACGTACAGGTTGCCCAGCTCCGTGAGCTGCCCCGACGCGCCGAGCAGGTTGATGTTGGGAATCTCGTTGTTGCGGGCGGAGAACCACGAGTAGCGGAAGACGGCCGGCTCGCTCTCGAGGTAGGTGACGGCGTCGGTCATGTATTTCTTCTGCACGTCCAGGGTGATCTGATCGTGCGGCCGGTCTCCGCAGGCGAACTCGGTCAGCCAGATGGGCTTGTTGTACTTCTTGAACAGGCCGATGTACCACTTGAGCGCGCTCAGGTCGCACGCGTACCAGTGCACGGCGACGTAATCCACCTGGCAGTTGGTGCACTTGGCGAAGAAGGCATCCAGATAGACCACGGGATCCGTGAAGGTCACGCCGCCTTCGGAGACACAATCTCCGCAGTAGTTGACGGCGGGGGATGCCAGCTTGAGGTTCTTGCGGCGGGCCACGTCCTCGAGGATGGGCCAGAGCGCCGCGGCCTCGCTGGGCGTCTTCCTCGCCTGGCTCTTGAAGTTGGGCTCGTTGAAGCCCAGCAGGTACTGGGTGCCCGCGGGGATGGAGGCGGCCAGTTGATCCGCGTTCGGCGTGCCGCCCCAGACCATGGGCACGAACGAGACGCCCACCGAGGAGGCCACGCTGGCGGCGCCCGCCTCGGGCGTGGAGGCCCAGTTGTACCACCAGCTGATTCCCTTGGAGAGGGCCTTCATGTCCTCGGCGGAGTGATAGCCATAGGCCACACCGCGCTTGGTGCTCTTGGTCTGCGCCTGGGCGGAGACAGCGGCCAGACACAGCAACCCCAGCAGGGGCATGAGGGAGCGAAGGGGAGTGAATCGAGTCATGGCCTGACCCTACCATGACTTCTATTTTTAGTCCGCCAAAACGGATTAAGCGGGAGGTAGGGAACTCACCGTCCGAGGTACTCCACCATGCGCGCCCGGGTCTTCTCGTCGGGGAGCCGTCCGCTGCCCGCGCGCAGATTGTCTTCCAGGTGACGGGGGTTGCTCGTGGCGGGGATGGGGCAGGTCACCGCCGGGTGGCCGAGAATGTATTTGAGGAAGAATTCCGCCCAGCTCGTGCAGTCGAACTCGGCTGCCCAGGCAGGCAGAGGTTTGCCCTTGACCTGGCGGAAGAGCGCGCCGCTCTCGAAGGGCCGCATCACCAGCACCGCGGTGCCGTGCTCGGCGGCGGCGGGGAGCAGCCGCTTCTCCGCGTCGCGCACGGCGAT
Coding sequences within it:
- a CDS encoding chemotaxis protein CheW; amino-acid sequence: MAPDRAIAAQARPEQEFFCFRVADLRLAVPSENVLEVIRTGLLTPLPRTPSFLLGVTGHRGEVMPVMDLLRFLGKGEARVGPRTRLFIGTSGNYRVGVVADAVLGLRRIPVADILPPPLGGDAAAEHLIGVAEGLVPNETVALLHFTKLLQSARQRAVLR
- a CDS encoding methyl-accepting chemotaxis protein, producing the protein MSLADSKTDFSAADGASRSKKAGSLKPITDTVIAVLAGNLEARVHKNALDEDAADLANLFNQLLERFAVSEHRKQVAAQEIDQAVDALISLGRDGDLARWNTTTEDAQLAPLLEGFGKVIETLRTFVREINEAALRLSSSSNQVLSASTQHETSSTEQAAAIHETTATMEELKHASAQIAENAGSVARVAEETLGAARAGRGAIGEFIQAMQQIRSDGVAVADSITKLSKRVERIGTVVEVIDEIADRSDLLALNAALEGSRAGEAGKGFSIVAAEMRRLAENVMESTKEIKNLITEIREATAAAGAAAEASKEATESGEKLGAVAAQAVEGILAGVQETSDAARVINLATQQQRTATEQVVASMAEIEDVTRQTTSASKQATGAAAELNQLAGRLAELIKRFKAD
- a CDS encoding glycosyl hydrolase, with amino-acid sequence MTRFTPLRSLMPLLGLLCLAAVSAQAQTKSTKRGVAYGYHSAEDMKALSKGISWWYNWASTPEAGAASVASSVGVSFVPMVWGGTPNADQLAASIPAGTQYLLGFNEPNFKSQARKTPSEAAALWPILEDVARRKNLKLASPAVNYCGDCVSEGGVTFTDPVVYLDAFFAKCTNCQVDYVAVHWYACDLSALKWYIGLFKKYNKPIWLTEFACGDRPHDQITLDVQKKYMTDAVTYLESEPAVFRYSWFSARNNEIPNINLLGASGQLTELGNLYVSLPAGGGTTPPPSGNKLTPVAATASSSESGGTAAANAIDGNLSTRWSSAFADPQYLQLDLGTAKKISGVRLTWEAAYGKDYQVQVSNDAAAWTTVATVVGGDGGVDDHTGLSATARYVRIYGTKRATGYGYSLFEVELFGTP
- a CDS encoding hybrid sensor histidine kinase/response regulator, whose amino-acid sequence is MDTESLKRSLLQKFQEVSADRLQKIQLGVLDLEKPTADQAADEVARELHTMKGEARMLGLAAIGQLAHAAEDVLRAEREGKAATEVATDLLLRACDTIADLLEDHEGAQVGTLASQEMCEALSAASGHPIPPIGGSKAPSSTSVPVVRPAHAETVLEVMADAVEPAYAPPPAPAAAPAPRAAKAEHEEPHHNKLADRSIRVNVEVLDSLGLLAGDLLVESARGRLRASQIESLLQRFSRLGDRFLRLTEQLEVPNTLRNDVERIEGDLHMLRDDAFRFVRSNGDGIETLHGNLAMMADHVADARLVPLSTVFDAFPRAVRDLSRSQAKEVELVIENADLGVDRSMLADVRDALVHLLRNGVDHGLESPDERRMLGKPAAGRLRIRVRADGDMLSIEVDDDGRGMDPQKLRQVAVRKHLLTENQAASLSEREAIELIFRPGFSTREEVTDISGRGVGMDVVKKKVESLGGSVGISSRLGRGSTFTLRLPQSLALMKVLLVRLGDDVYGIPAADVVAVMRVKPDDRMEVFGTLAVKHRGKPIALVGLGPLLGVNGGNRFDKPPAVVVRHGDDHAALVVDGFVDEREVAVKPCGGEFLKGAAFIAGTAALEDGRIAVLLHVPDIMAEVRRMARPVTQGTTAKRLKVLLVDDSPIARATESALVKALGHTVDEAQDGEEGYLRAQSQTYDLILTDVQMPRLDGFSLTRKLKSTAGLARTPVIVLSSLASPEDRRRGAEAGADAYLVKGELGVESLAQTIDRLT
- a CDS encoding DUF1015 family protein → MARVLPFSALIPSLESHLSADDGGGSFNAPPRSASVRPLLDRVDPTAELGRWRAAGSVLRDSRPALYLAEVPAQDGPLGAPPVRFLLCALAPDAADPLESDPYRPRSAQVEPAITLAADDHGVLRGLLAEAAERSSVVWQGTFQGAPLSLRRIEPSPVAKRIQAVLDEAPLRPLAELDERRPSLAAIVPLSDPGLHFEPVHRGLHGLDTFHEDTFLRLVAAYARVYDLDEPLTSARGVGNARERLATLVRGQHAVLLVLPEGRGKILRFRQGLDLAHLKAAPRNPTLRSLDLALLNALVLRTVLGIKDPEAPGHPNVFAVQGLESLVRGVEEGKFQAGFALNPPPLWEVRAVMEAAQTLPSKTLRVEPAPPAGLLFLDPEA
- a CDS encoding CheR family methyltransferase, which codes for MLTVTSRALQQLAALLLERAGLKITPDGYHSLRLALSTRMPLSGLEDSEEYVNRLRTQEDELRKLLPLVTVGHTEFFRDPKQFSALENRILPEALARARRETRRVSIWSAGCATGEEPYSLAMVLAELGALPIEVDLWATDLNLAAVEAAKQGRFASRRVASIPSDRRTRFFRPVPGGHEIVSSLKDYVRFDGQNLAVPVFEKVKPESLDLILCRNVIIYFDLPTIRALMDRFLAALRPGALLLLGYSESLFKVYDRFEMVEMEGSFIYRRPVKPLEPRAPGVGPKPMPLGALPPATPPRPSTQTPPKPRPTIRTPAVLPSTEALQQTLDVSDVKTPTRRTPALSAEFIQAARARPTNEMPAWSLMLSPGERLNAAVRMIERGDFVSAVATVEQLLVDEPNHLDALLTIGNLYSLTGRIADAREAFNQALHREPLCVEARVFGGLAALQAGELPEARSELGKALFLEPSLAIGHYLMAQIHERLSDHEAARRSYRNAISQLRFPQRPLAGHYPELPDSADAISRAARYALAALEEGPPR
- a CDS encoding polyhydroxyalkanoic acid system family protein, which gives rise to MGTMKFEIPHTLNKDDARKRVEQLLQYWKSKYGVQSNWSGDGAKVTGKVMGISLDANFTITDGVIQGEGTDPGMLLRSKAKSYIQDKFASVLDASKSTDDVNKGLA
- a CDS encoding response regulator, yielding MSRVLVIDDSPMLVELTVRALSAAGYHATGATDLASLEVKLSEGPFALILMDVNMPEMFGDDVVEYLRTQKRVTSKLVLYSDISEEELAAKTRQSGADAYILKGGGLEAVIGGIMRILGPPPPPVAAPRPAGMAPGVAAPRPVASSTAARPAPGTPVARPPGAVAARPVAPPGAAPGGVAAPPRAVAAPPGQVAAPRAPVAGPPGAPRPAAPVPGTGAPAAPRAPLPGQAAAPRPGVPAAGGPSLTPAAPRPPVAGQV
- a CDS encoding chemotaxis protein CheB, translated to MDVGASAYRVLLVGEVFRGASRGLFDGSVLAPSGNVCGFSEALEGVQRLHPDVVVVDLSAPESLQAIARVMVERPVPVLALHPGLLSDAEAFQALASGAVEVVPRPAEPGTDFWHAVSRKLMLLAEVRVSRPVQGQSKPVRPAASEAPYPLVAIASSLGGPKALSVLLKTLPQDFPAPVCICQHISQGFTEGLAQWLGASSSLRVVEASEGDAMVPGSVYIAPSGSHLLVRSGGMLSLDPGPPVRGFRPSCDVLLTSAAETFGTRVLGVILTGMGRDGARGLKEIRERGGRTIAQDKATCAVYGMPKEAVRLGAAEEVLPLDRIGPTLTQWVRTC